One Myxococcus xanthus genomic region harbors:
- a CDS encoding M36 family metallopeptidase yields the protein MAVHSEEGVRNYDARDAYNAQARFGISSAQTSSQAALRQAVPELMVEFDESNGLVRSLTNPVGALSDPRSGDPMAIGLDFVQKHRDALGLGLNDLANLEVTDRVYSKVSGTTNLYLRQTYRGLPVYNGQLQINVDRDGRVLSVHSDFLPALESSLAGTTPRLSAADAVVGVAKHLGVRLSAAPQSLKAEPGARQRTRVAVEGLSTEPIDAELAVLPVRRGEARLVWRFQVHTLDTDHAYDVTVDASTGEVWTRFDWVAADDAYRVYPMPVESPNHTTPLPPADGRVLVSNPANATASPYGWHDTNGAAGAEYTTLRGNNVHAYEDTNNDGLPPAVQPDCTSLIHCDFPITLTGAPSTYIPAAVTNLFYWNNIIHDVQYQYGFDEASGNFQVNNYGRGGAGNDDVRAEAQDGGGMNNANFMTPPDGQRPRMQMYRWNTVTPNKDGDLDAGIIVHEYGHGISNRLVGGPSNVSCLSNRQQPGEGISDFLSLFYTAKATDTGAQGRGVGTYALNQPTTGVGIRPQRYSTSSAVNTWTYASINGMAVPHGVGAVFAQGMWEAYWALVNHHGFSANLYDATGTAGNQRMMLYFTQGLKNTPCSPTFTQVRDGIITAATTLHGGEDVCRLWTAFAAFGMGTNAVSSGSGGTTPTNGFAVPAACAAFSATAAKL from the coding sequence ATGGCAGTCCATTCAGAGGAAGGCGTTCGTAATTACGATGCGCGAGATGCCTACAACGCGCAGGCACGGTTTGGCATCTCGTCTGCCCAGACGTCCAGCCAGGCCGCGCTGCGGCAGGCCGTGCCGGAACTGATGGTGGAGTTCGACGAGTCCAACGGCCTGGTGCGCTCGCTCACCAATCCGGTGGGTGCGCTCTCCGATCCGCGCAGCGGGGACCCGATGGCCATTGGCCTGGACTTCGTCCAGAAGCACCGGGACGCGCTCGGGCTGGGGCTCAACGACCTGGCGAACCTCGAGGTGACGGACCGCGTCTATTCGAAGGTGAGCGGCACCACCAACCTGTACCTGCGCCAGACGTACCGGGGCCTGCCCGTCTACAACGGCCAGCTTCAGATCAACGTGGACCGCGACGGCCGCGTGCTCAGCGTGCACAGCGACTTCCTCCCGGCCCTGGAGTCCTCGCTCGCTGGCACCACGCCGCGCCTGAGCGCCGCGGACGCGGTGGTGGGCGTGGCGAAGCACCTGGGCGTCCGCCTCTCCGCGGCGCCGCAGTCCCTGAAGGCCGAGCCCGGCGCGCGTCAGCGCACGCGCGTGGCGGTGGAAGGCCTGTCCACCGAGCCCATCGACGCGGAGCTGGCGGTGCTGCCGGTCCGCCGAGGCGAGGCCCGGCTGGTGTGGCGCTTCCAGGTCCACACCCTGGACACCGACCACGCCTACGACGTCACGGTGGACGCGTCCACGGGCGAGGTCTGGACCCGCTTCGACTGGGTGGCGGCCGATGATGCCTACCGCGTCTATCCCATGCCGGTGGAGAGCCCCAACCACACCACGCCGCTGCCGCCAGCGGATGGGCGCGTGCTGGTCTCCAACCCCGCCAACGCCACGGCGTCGCCCTACGGCTGGCACGATACGAACGGAGCGGCCGGCGCGGAGTACACCACCCTCCGCGGCAACAACGTCCACGCCTACGAGGACACCAACAACGATGGCCTGCCGCCCGCCGTGCAGCCCGACTGCACCTCGCTCATCCACTGCGACTTCCCCATCACCCTCACGGGCGCGCCGTCCACGTACATCCCCGCGGCCGTCACCAACCTGTTCTACTGGAACAACATCATCCACGACGTCCAGTACCAGTACGGCTTCGATGAGGCGTCCGGTAACTTCCAGGTCAACAACTACGGCCGGGGCGGCGCCGGCAACGACGACGTCCGCGCGGAGGCGCAGGACGGCGGCGGCATGAACAACGCCAACTTCATGACCCCGCCGGATGGCCAACGGCCGCGCATGCAGATGTACCGCTGGAACACGGTGACGCCGAACAAGGACGGAGACCTGGACGCCGGCATCATCGTCCACGAGTACGGCCACGGCATCTCCAACCGCCTCGTGGGCGGCCCCAGCAACGTGTCCTGCTTGTCGAACCGCCAGCAGCCGGGCGAGGGCATCAGCGACTTCCTGTCGCTCTTCTACACCGCGAAGGCGACGGACACCGGCGCGCAGGGCCGCGGCGTGGGCACCTACGCCCTGAACCAGCCCACCACGGGCGTGGGCATCCGTCCCCAGCGCTACAGCACCAGCAGCGCCGTCAACACCTGGACCTACGCCAGCATCAACGGCATGGCGGTTCCGCACGGCGTGGGTGCCGTGTTCGCCCAGGGCATGTGGGAGGCCTACTGGGCCCTGGTCAACCACCACGGCTTCAGCGCCAACCTGTACGACGCCACGGGCACCGCGGGTAACCAGCGCATGATGCTGTACTTCACCCAGGGCCTGAAGAACACGCCGTGCAGCCCCACCTTCACCCAGGTGCGTGACGGCATCATCACCGCGGCCACCACCCTGCACGGTGGCGAGGACGTCTGCCGCCTGTGGACGGCCTTCGCCGCGTTCGGCATGGGCACCAACGCCGTGTCCAGCGGCTCCGGCGGCACGACGCCCACCAACGGCTTCGCGGTGCCCGCCGCCTGCGCGGCCTTCAGCGCGACGGCAGCCAAGCTCTAG
- a CDS encoding MFS transporter, whose translation MTRAASRRQFLRSFSFASLASAVPLFRPGASLPGSSAPLLGAPPADGPGPRVRPHHGRLRRTLGVSVVEGMFSEVFTACAGATVLTAWAIALKLGPFLVGVMTALPFFAQFVQFPAAWLTGLFGHRRVALTAVCLSRVVMFPLAVLPWLGLPFESQQRLLLTVAGVSAALSVVGNNAWVAWMGELVPRAVRGRFFGRRTALTTLAGTLASLGAGLLMDRLRPTDGVGVALPLLALGACVMGIVTTLFMASQHDPAPPGTTPPLDLKGALVPFKDDNARRVLTYQVAWNAAVGVSAPFFALHSLQNLQMTFVIMALHAASVAGVRILAAPLWGRVIDRCGAQPVLMACSLGIAAIPALWLLPSAGTLWPLLFDVVLAGALWSGHGLAIFELPLTVAPRKNRPFYLAAFATAGGLAYTAAAALGGAIAAALPTQFTLGGHVWVNLHALFVLSSVARLGAALLTARIPEPGAHPVRSVRALLSRLLPRPIPAHRAALDD comes from the coding sequence GTGACCCGCGCAGCCTCCCGTCGACAGTTCCTCCGCAGCTTCAGCTTCGCCTCCCTTGCTTCCGCGGTTCCGCTGTTCCGCCCCGGCGCGTCCCTGCCCGGCTCGTCGGCACCGCTCCTGGGGGCACCGCCCGCGGACGGGCCCGGACCGAGGGTCCGCCCCCATCACGGACGGTTGCGCCGAACGCTGGGCGTCTCCGTGGTGGAGGGCATGTTCTCGGAGGTCTTCACCGCGTGCGCGGGCGCGACGGTGCTCACCGCCTGGGCCATCGCGCTGAAGCTGGGGCCCTTCCTCGTCGGCGTGATGACGGCCCTGCCCTTCTTCGCGCAGTTCGTGCAGTTCCCCGCGGCCTGGCTGACGGGCCTCTTCGGCCACCGGCGCGTGGCCCTCACCGCGGTGTGTCTGTCCCGCGTGGTGATGTTCCCCCTGGCGGTGCTGCCCTGGCTGGGCCTGCCCTTCGAATCCCAGCAGCGCCTGCTGCTGACGGTTGCCGGCGTCTCCGCCGCGTTGAGCGTGGTGGGCAACAACGCCTGGGTGGCGTGGATGGGGGAACTGGTGCCCCGCGCCGTCCGGGGCCGCTTCTTCGGACGCCGCACCGCGCTCACCACGCTGGCGGGCACACTCGCCTCCCTCGGCGCGGGCCTCCTGATGGACCGGCTGCGCCCCACGGACGGCGTGGGCGTGGCCCTGCCCCTGCTCGCGTTGGGGGCGTGCGTCATGGGCATCGTCACCACCCTGTTCATGGCCTCGCAGCACGACCCGGCGCCCCCGGGCACCACCCCGCCCCTGGATCTCAAGGGCGCGCTGGTCCCATTCAAGGATGACAACGCGCGCCGGGTGCTCACCTACCAGGTGGCCTGGAACGCGGCGGTGGGGGTGTCCGCGCCCTTCTTCGCGCTACACAGCCTCCAGAACCTCCAGATGACCTTCGTCATCATGGCGCTGCATGCCGCGTCGGTGGCGGGCGTGCGCATCCTGGCGGCGCCACTCTGGGGCCGCGTGATTGACCGCTGCGGCGCCCAGCCCGTGTTGATGGCGTGCTCACTGGGCATCGCCGCCATCCCCGCCCTGTGGCTGCTGCCTTCCGCGGGGACGCTGTGGCCCCTGCTCTTCGACGTCGTCCTCGCCGGGGCGCTGTGGAGCGGTCACGGTCTGGCCATCTTCGAGCTGCCCCTGACCGTCGCCCCCCGGAAGAACCGCCCCTTCTACCTGGCGGCCTTCGCCACCGCCGGCGGCCTGGCCTATACCGCCGCGGCCGCGCTGGGAGGCGCCATCGCCGCCGCCCTGCCCACCCAGTTCACCCTGGGCGGCCACGTCTGGGTGAACCTGCACGCGCTCTTCGTGCTGTCCTCGGTGGCCCGCCTGGGCGCGGCCCTGTTGACGGCGCGCATCCCCGAGCCCGGCGCCCACCCCGTGCGCTCCGTGAGAGCGCTGCTGTCGCGCCTGCTCCCGCGGCCAATTCCTGCTCACCGCGCAGCGTTGGATGATTGA
- a CDS encoding polyprenyl synthetase family protein, whose product MDLARELTDFLGAVEQRLGSTLVDGDAGPDVKGDTLMEAARHLCLGSGSKRARPMLARLFGGAVGVPAERLVDVAVAAELIHSASLLHDDVVDAGMFRRGRPTVNARWGNIVAVMSGDLILSTGLFQLSQLDARLTRSALSVVSEMTRAAIAEVEARGDLDLPLNRLRFIAEGKTGSLFGWCGNAAATLAEHPEAVERFDGFGRHLGVAFQIADDIRDILGTDVGKPRYADVHSRTPSMPILLAVAKDESLRRKLKDAWAFSAITPDRTKEIGAAIEATGAVDASMARMNVEIEAALDKLGHFAKEPAGAELVSWARKLSAGIAEQVQGRAA is encoded by the coding sequence ATGGATCTGGCTCGGGAGCTGACGGATTTTCTGGGGGCGGTGGAGCAGCGGCTTGGCAGCACCCTGGTGGATGGCGATGCCGGTCCGGACGTGAAGGGCGACACGCTGATGGAGGCGGCCCGCCACCTGTGCCTGGGCAGCGGCAGCAAGCGCGCGCGCCCCATGCTGGCGCGGCTGTTCGGCGGCGCGGTGGGCGTTCCGGCGGAGCGGCTGGTGGACGTGGCCGTGGCCGCGGAGCTCATCCATTCCGCCAGCCTGCTGCACGACGACGTGGTGGACGCGGGCATGTTCCGCCGGGGCCGGCCCACGGTGAACGCGCGCTGGGGCAACATCGTCGCGGTGATGAGCGGCGACCTCATCCTGTCCACGGGCCTGTTCCAGCTGTCCCAACTGGACGCGCGGCTGACGCGCAGCGCGCTGTCGGTCGTCTCCGAGATGACCCGCGCCGCCATCGCCGAGGTGGAGGCTCGCGGCGACCTGGACCTGCCGCTCAATCGGCTGCGCTTCATCGCCGAGGGTAAGACGGGCTCGCTGTTCGGCTGGTGTGGCAACGCGGCGGCGACGCTGGCGGAGCACCCCGAGGCGGTGGAGCGTTTCGACGGCTTCGGGCGTCACCTGGGCGTGGCGTTCCAGATTGCCGACGACATTCGCGACATCCTGGGCACGGACGTAGGCAAGCCGCGTTACGCGGACGTGCACTCGCGCACGCCGTCCATGCCCATCCTCCTGGCGGTGGCCAAGGATGAGTCGCTGCGGCGCAAGCTGAAGGACGCGTGGGCGTTTTCGGCGATCACGCCAGATCGCACGAAGGAGATTGGCGCGGCCATCGAGGCCACGGGCGCCGTGGATGCCTCGATGGCGCGGATGAACGTCGAAATCGAGGCGGCGCTCGACAAGCTGGGCCACTTCGCCAAGGAGCCCGCGGGCGCGGAGCTGGTGAGCTGGGCGCGGAAGCTGTCGGCCGGCATCGCCGAACAAGTCCAGGGGCGCGCTGCATGA
- a CDS encoding GbsR/MarR family transcriptional regulator, producing MKGYLWTGGPGSPASEAPPADGRLAPWEAIAVDAVGNVIEFWGFKRNQGRVWALLYLRGEPLTAGEIERELDLSKGGVSMLLRDLERWGVIQRVRLPQDTVWRYGAENDLVRMVTHVIEEREAGFVARIRADLAEARRLAETQSGLPPDRLQRLEKMATLAEHVERALRLFIKTSRLDVSGVLSVFRDEATGARRGSK from the coding sequence ATGAAAGGCTACCTGTGGACGGGGGGACCCGGGAGCCCTGCCTCGGAGGCGCCGCCAGCGGATGGCCGGCTGGCGCCCTGGGAAGCCATCGCGGTGGACGCGGTGGGCAATGTCATTGAGTTCTGGGGGTTCAAGCGCAACCAGGGACGGGTCTGGGCCCTGCTGTACCTGCGCGGTGAGCCCCTGACGGCGGGAGAAATCGAGCGCGAGCTGGACCTGTCCAAGGGCGGGGTCTCCATGCTGCTGCGCGACCTGGAGCGCTGGGGCGTCATCCAGCGCGTGCGCCTGCCCCAGGACACCGTCTGGCGTTACGGCGCGGAGAACGACCTGGTCCGGATGGTGACGCACGTCATCGAGGAGCGGGAGGCGGGCTTCGTCGCGCGCATTCGCGCCGACCTGGCGGAGGCCCGGCGGCTGGCGGAGACCCAGTCGGGGCTTCCACCGGACCGGCTTCAGCGACTGGAGAAGATGGCCACGCTGGCCGAGCACGTGGAGCGCGCGCTGCGGCTGTTCATCAAGACGTCCCGGCTGGATGTGTCCGGTGTGCTGTCCGTCTTCCGGGACGAGGCCACTGGGGCGCGCCGGGGCTCGAAGTAG
- a CDS encoding gamma-glutamylcyclotransferase, which yields MDSHYDQVMKARAGADPSATRLYFAYSTILDRAAFEEWRSQHSYDFFELPEGRLAEAVDVDLVYDFPSRWWGGRVAGLTDSAGQKVYGRLFEIRGQDWPIIQHKEGFVTSMCVERPVRVRVDGQELEATAFVTNPRRTSADGPVSTRFVDALVRGAQAAGLPAAYVERLKRGE from the coding sequence ATGGATTCGCACTATGATCAGGTGATGAAGGCGCGTGCGGGCGCGGACCCGTCGGCCACGCGCCTGTACTTCGCGTACTCGACCATCCTGGACCGCGCCGCGTTCGAGGAGTGGCGGTCCCAGCACAGCTACGACTTCTTCGAGCTGCCCGAAGGGCGGCTGGCCGAGGCCGTGGATGTGGATCTGGTCTATGACTTCCCGTCGCGCTGGTGGGGTGGGCGCGTCGCGGGGCTGACGGATTCCGCGGGCCAGAAGGTGTACGGCCGCCTGTTCGAGATTCGCGGCCAGGACTGGCCCATCATCCAGCACAAGGAAGGCTTCGTGACGAGCATGTGCGTGGAGCGGCCGGTGCGCGTGCGCGTGGATGGGCAGGAGCTGGAGGCCACGGCGTTCGTCACGAATCCGCGGCGTACGTCGGCGGACGGCCCGGTCAGCACCCGTTTCGTGGACGCGCTGGTGCGCGGTGCCCAGGCCGCGGGCCTGCCAGCGGCCTACGTGGAGCGGCTGAAGCGCGGCGAGTAG
- the glgB gene encoding 1,4-alpha-glucan branching protein GlgB — MRKPADKAQVDAELQRVVELRHPEPHAVLGIHPDGDGVVIRAFRPDAVAIHVLPESGGRVAMTHRPGGVYEARINGKDQTFNYLLEVEYPGKRVFTLRDPYSFLPTLGEMDLYYAGEGRHERLWERMGAHLLHHHGVRGTSFAVWAPTAAGVSVVGDFNGWDGRLHSMRRMGSSGIWELFVPEVGEGTRYKFEIRPGQGGPNVLKADPFAFRTEVPPATASVVHDLARYTWGDAAWLEQRAQRRDVHHQPWSVYEVHLGSWRRVVEDGDRPMTYRELAPALAEYIKFTGFTHIELLPVAEHPYGGSWGYQVGGYYAPTARFGHPDDLRFFIDHMHQEGIGVLVDWVPGHFPRDLHALGQFDGTALYEHADPRKGAQPDWGTLVFNFGRNEVRNFLIANALFWIEEYHIDGLRVDAVASMLYLDYSRKQGEWIPNRWGGRENEEAIHFLRELNETVHRKHPGVVVIAEESTAWPKVSAPVSEGGLGFDYKWNMGWMHDTLSYFSKDPIYRQYHHNQLTFGLLYAFSEQFMLPLSHDEVVHGKGSLYGRMPGDPWQKRANLRALFAWMWAHPGKKLVFMGGEFGQPAEWNHDKSLDWHLTHDPGHHGILQLVSDLNRIYRDMPALHDADGEPMGFQWLQPDSAAYNVFAFVRRARQPGRHVVCIANLSPTVRENYRVGFPFQGRYVELLNTDAEQYGGSNLGNMGQIHTEPTGWDGQPASATLTLPPLSVLWFTPG, encoded by the coding sequence GTGAGGAAGCCAGCCGACAAGGCCCAGGTCGACGCGGAGCTTCAACGCGTCGTGGAACTGAGGCACCCGGAGCCGCACGCTGTCCTGGGTATCCACCCGGATGGGGATGGCGTGGTGATTCGCGCCTTCCGCCCGGACGCCGTGGCCATCCACGTGCTGCCGGAATCCGGCGGTCGCGTCGCGATGACGCACCGGCCGGGCGGCGTCTACGAGGCCCGCATCAACGGCAAGGACCAGACGTTCAACTATTTGCTGGAAGTGGAGTACCCCGGCAAGCGCGTCTTCACGCTTCGCGACCCGTACAGCTTCCTCCCCACCCTGGGGGAGATGGACCTGTACTACGCCGGTGAAGGCCGCCACGAGCGCCTCTGGGAGCGCATGGGCGCGCACCTGCTGCACCACCACGGCGTGCGCGGCACCTCGTTCGCGGTGTGGGCCCCCACGGCGGCGGGCGTGTCCGTGGTCGGTGACTTCAACGGCTGGGACGGCCGGCTGCACTCCATGCGCCGCATGGGCTCCTCCGGCATCTGGGAGCTCTTCGTCCCCGAGGTGGGCGAAGGCACCCGGTACAAGTTCGAGATTCGCCCCGGCCAGGGCGGGCCCAACGTCCTCAAGGCGGACCCGTTCGCCTTCCGTACCGAGGTCCCCCCCGCCACGGCCTCCGTGGTGCACGACCTGGCGCGCTACACCTGGGGCGACGCGGCGTGGCTGGAGCAACGCGCCCAGCGGCGGGACGTCCATCACCAACCGTGGAGCGTGTACGAGGTCCACCTGGGCAGTTGGCGCCGGGTGGTGGAAGACGGCGACCGGCCCATGACGTACCGGGAGCTGGCCCCGGCGCTGGCCGAGTACATCAAGTTCACCGGCTTCACCCACATCGAGCTGCTCCCCGTGGCCGAGCACCCCTACGGTGGCTCCTGGGGCTACCAGGTTGGCGGCTACTACGCTCCCACGGCGCGCTTCGGCCACCCGGATGACCTGCGCTTCTTCATCGACCACATGCACCAGGAAGGCATCGGGGTGCTCGTGGACTGGGTGCCCGGACACTTCCCGCGCGACCTGCACGCCCTGGGACAGTTCGACGGCACGGCCCTGTATGAGCATGCCGACCCGCGCAAGGGCGCGCAGCCGGACTGGGGCACGCTGGTCTTCAACTTCGGCCGCAATGAGGTGCGCAACTTCCTCATCGCCAACGCGTTGTTCTGGATCGAGGAGTACCACATCGACGGACTGCGCGTGGACGCGGTGGCGTCGATGCTCTACCTCGACTACAGCCGCAAGCAGGGCGAGTGGATTCCCAACCGCTGGGGCGGCCGGGAGAACGAAGAGGCCATCCATTTCCTGCGCGAGCTGAACGAAACGGTCCACCGCAAGCACCCGGGCGTCGTCGTCATCGCCGAGGAGTCCACGGCCTGGCCCAAGGTGTCCGCGCCGGTGTCCGAAGGCGGCCTGGGGTTCGACTACAAGTGGAACATGGGGTGGATGCACGACACGCTGTCGTACTTCTCCAAGGACCCCATCTACCGGCAGTACCACCACAACCAGCTCACCTTCGGCCTGCTGTACGCGTTCAGCGAGCAGTTCATGCTGCCGCTGAGCCATGACGAGGTGGTGCACGGCAAGGGCAGCCTGTACGGGCGCATGCCGGGCGACCCGTGGCAGAAGCGCGCCAACCTGCGCGCCCTGTTCGCGTGGATGTGGGCGCACCCGGGCAAGAAGCTCGTCTTCATGGGCGGCGAGTTCGGCCAGCCCGCCGAGTGGAACCACGACAAGAGCCTGGACTGGCACCTGACGCACGACCCGGGGCACCACGGCATCCTTCAACTGGTCTCGGACCTGAACCGCATCTACCGGGACATGCCCGCGCTTCACGACGCGGATGGCGAGCCCATGGGCTTCCAGTGGCTCCAGCCGGACTCGGCCGCGTACAACGTGTTCGCGTTCGTGCGGCGCGCGCGTCAGCCAGGACGGCATGTGGTGTGTATCGCCAACCTGTCGCCAACGGTGCGTGAGAACTACCGCGTGGGCTTCCCGTTCCAGGGCCGCTACGTGGAGTTGCTCAACACGGACGCCGAGCAGTACGGCGGCTCCAACCTGGGCAACATGGGCCAGATTCACACCGAGCCCACGGGCTGGGATGGCCAGCCGGCTTCGGCCACCCTCACCCTGCCCCCGTTGTCCGTGTTGTGGTTCACGCCGGGCTGA
- a CDS encoding phosphotransferase codes for MTTLDLTKLPDYLKHQRWFSGKAWPIKHVTVMDHAAVESGGCSFSLAVVEVIYELGSPERYLLPVHPSTEGVRDALESDECLRGLFDLIRTGGQVASASGRVQGEWIGGQDGLLALPASPEVRRLQVEQSNTSVVLGEKVILKIIRKLEAGVNPEHEVGRFLATKTSFRATPTLLGALHLEGAAGATLAVAHRFVPDATDGWKYTLDRLRQERAVGPRFQSEMRDLGTRLGELHLAFASATEEDPAFTPEPLLQEDLQRWSASIVGELGVTLADASRQNPELENRREDLIEHAKRLAQVPPSGQKIRIHGDLHLGQVLRANNQWIIFDFEGEPARSFTARREKYSALRDVAGMIRSFDYAEATVALEGGTPHERISTMRDAFVEGYRQVTRGAPFLPSDEDTFDVMLRAFELEKLLYEVRYEMQNRPDWVRIPLQALLRMEASK; via the coding sequence ATGACGACCCTCGACTTGACCAAGCTCCCTGATTACCTCAAGCACCAGCGCTGGTTCAGCGGCAAGGCCTGGCCCATCAAGCACGTCACGGTGATGGACCACGCCGCCGTCGAATCGGGCGGCTGCTCGTTCAGCCTCGCCGTGGTGGAGGTCATCTACGAACTGGGCAGCCCGGAGCGCTACCTGCTGCCTGTCCATCCCTCCACCGAAGGCGTGCGAGACGCGCTGGAGAGCGATGAATGCCTGCGCGGCCTCTTCGACCTCATCCGAACCGGAGGCCAGGTGGCGTCCGCGTCCGGCCGCGTGCAAGGCGAGTGGATTGGCGGTCAGGACGGCTTGCTCGCGCTCCCCGCGTCACCGGAGGTGCGGCGGCTGCAGGTGGAGCAGAGCAACACCTCGGTGGTGCTGGGTGAGAAGGTCATCCTGAAGATCATCCGCAAGCTGGAAGCCGGCGTGAATCCAGAGCATGAGGTAGGCCGCTTCCTCGCGACCAAGACATCGTTCCGCGCCACGCCCACGCTGTTGGGCGCGCTGCATCTGGAAGGGGCGGCGGGCGCGACGCTCGCGGTGGCCCACCGCTTCGTGCCGGACGCGACGGACGGCTGGAAGTACACGCTGGACCGGCTGCGCCAGGAGCGCGCCGTGGGTCCGCGCTTCCAGTCGGAGATGCGTGACCTGGGCACACGCCTGGGCGAGCTCCACCTGGCGTTCGCCTCGGCGACCGAAGAAGACCCGGCCTTCACTCCGGAGCCGCTGTTGCAAGAGGATCTCCAACGCTGGAGCGCCTCCATCGTCGGGGAGCTGGGCGTGACGCTGGCGGACGCCAGCCGGCAGAACCCGGAACTGGAGAACCGGCGCGAGGACCTCATCGAGCACGCGAAGCGCCTGGCGCAGGTGCCGCCCTCCGGTCAGAAGATTCGCATCCACGGAGATCTCCACCTGGGGCAGGTGCTGCGCGCCAACAACCAGTGGATCATCTTCGACTTCGAAGGCGAGCCCGCGCGCTCCTTCACCGCCCGCCGGGAGAAGTACAGCGCGCTGCGCGACGTGGCGGGGATGATCCGCTCGTTCGACTACGCGGAGGCGACGGTGGCGCTGGAGGGTGGCACGCCCCACGAGCGCATCAGCACCATGCGCGACGCCTTCGTGGAAGGCTACCGGCAGGTGACGCGCGGCGCGCCCTTCCTGCCCTCGGACGAAGACACCTTCGACGTGATGCTGCGTGCTTTCGAGCTGGAGAAACTCCTCTACGAAGTGCGATACGAAATGCAGAACCGGCCCGACTGGGTGCGCATCCCCCTCCAGGCCCTCTTGCGTATGGAGGCATCCAAGTGA
- the treS gene encoding maltose alpha-D-glucosyltransferase: MDLDPLWYKKALIYELHLRAFHDSNGDGHGDIPGLIEKLPYLQDLGINCLWLLPHYPSPLRDDGYDIADFYGVHPDYGTLADFQRLVDEAHKRDIRVITELVVNHTSDQHPWFQEARSDPNSPKRNWYVWSDTDEQYKGARIIFLDTERSNWTWDPVAKQYFWHRFFSHQPDLNYDNPEVQEAMLDVMRFWLNMGVDGFRCDAVPYLFEREGTNCENLPETHAFLKRLRKTIDSEYKGKMLLAEANQWPADVRVYFGDGDEFHMGFHFPVMPRLYMAVRREDRTPIVEIMQQTPDIPDNCQWAIFLRNHDELTLEMVTDEDRDYMYREYATDPRMRINLGIRRRLAPLMDNGRRRIELMHSLLFTLPGTPVLYYGDEIGMGDNIYLGDRNGVRTPMQWTGDRNAGFSRADYARLYAPVIADPVYGYQSINVEAQERVKSSLLHWVKRMIRIRQRYPVFSLGNLRFLQTDNRKVLAFIREWEGQTVLVVCNLSRFAQPAVLDMREWEGAVPVELIGETPFPRVSELPYQLSMGPFMFLWFRLDRPQQVRSLE; this comes from the coding sequence ATGGACCTGGATCCCCTCTGGTACAAGAAAGCCCTTATCTACGAGCTGCACCTGCGTGCCTTCCATGACTCCAATGGCGACGGCCACGGGGACATCCCCGGTCTGATTGAGAAGCTTCCGTACCTCCAGGACCTGGGCATCAACTGCCTCTGGTTGCTGCCCCACTACCCTTCGCCGCTGCGCGACGATGGCTACGACATCGCGGACTTCTACGGCGTCCACCCGGACTACGGCACGCTCGCGGACTTCCAGCGACTGGTGGATGAGGCGCACAAGCGCGACATCCGCGTCATCACCGAGCTGGTGGTGAACCACACCAGTGACCAGCACCCCTGGTTCCAGGAAGCGCGCAGCGACCCCAACAGCCCCAAGCGCAACTGGTACGTCTGGAGCGACACCGACGAACAGTACAAGGGCGCGCGCATCATCTTCCTGGACACGGAGCGCTCCAACTGGACGTGGGACCCGGTGGCCAAGCAGTACTTCTGGCACCGCTTCTTCAGCCACCAGCCGGACCTCAACTACGACAACCCCGAAGTGCAGGAAGCCATGCTGGACGTCATGCGCTTCTGGCTCAACATGGGCGTGGACGGGTTCCGCTGCGACGCAGTGCCCTACCTCTTCGAGCGCGAAGGCACCAACTGCGAGAACCTTCCGGAGACGCACGCCTTCCTCAAGCGCCTGCGGAAGACCATCGACTCCGAATACAAGGGGAAGATGCTGCTGGCGGAGGCGAACCAGTGGCCCGCCGACGTGCGCGTGTACTTCGGCGACGGCGACGAGTTCCACATGGGCTTCCACTTCCCGGTGATGCCCCGCCTCTACATGGCGGTGCGCCGCGAGGACCGCACGCCCATCGTCGAAATCATGCAGCAGACGCCGGACATCCCGGACAACTGCCAGTGGGCCATCTTCCTGCGCAACCATGACGAGCTGACGCTGGAGATGGTGACGGACGAGGACCGGGACTACATGTACCGGGAATACGCCACCGACCCGCGCATGCGCATCAACCTGGGCATCCGCCGCCGGCTGGCGCCGCTGATGGACAACGGCCGCCGGCGCATCGAGCTGATGCACAGCCTGCTCTTCACCCTGCCCGGCACGCCCGTCCTCTATTACGGCGACGAGATTGGCATGGGCGACAACATCTACCTCGGCGACCGCAACGGCGTGCGCACGCCCATGCAATGGACGGGAGACCGCAACGCGGGCTTCAGCCGCGCGGACTACGCACGCCTGTACGCGCCCGTCATCGCCGACCCGGTGTACGGTTATCAGTCCATCAACGTGGAAGCGCAGGAGCGGGTGAAGTCCAGCCTCCTGCACTGGGTGAAGCGGATGATTCGCATCCGCCAGCGCTACCCTGTCTTCTCGCTGGGGAACCTGCGCTTCCTCCAGACGGACAATCGCAAGGTGCTGGCCTTCATCCGTGAATGGGAGGGCCAGACGGTTCTGGTGGTGTGCAACCTGTCGCGCTTTGCCCAGCCCGCGGTGCTCGACATGCGCGAGTGGGAAGGCGCCGTGCCGGTGGAGCTGATTGGAGAAACCCCCTTCCCGCGGGTGAGTGAGCTGCCGTATCAGCTCTCCATGGGCCCCTTCATGTTTCTGTGGTTCCGGCTGGACAGGCCCCAGCAGGTGAGGAGCCTCGAATGA